The following coding sequences lie in one Rutidosis leptorrhynchoides isolate AG116_Rl617_1_P2 chromosome 6, CSIRO_AGI_Rlap_v1, whole genome shotgun sequence genomic window:
- the LOC139852216 gene encoding probable carboxylesterase 12 has product MGSRPVPKYLSTSECNVDIPGFLRIHKDGRCERLVGNDIIPPGTDTSTGVISKEVIISHESKVFVRMYINSKTCIATNHKLPTLIYYHGGAFLTESAASSTYHPTLNLITKESNLIVVSVNYRLAPEHLLPTAYEDSWEAVNWVATHVKGNGPESWLNDHANLQNVFFAGDSAGANIAHNMAIRLGLYPINDIKLAGVILLHPYFGGEVPIEGENLEYKTYFDQVWRLVNRPGVGLDDLTVNPGMDPRISSFGCSKILLCVGEKDKVKERGYNYKNVMENSGWKGRIEFMETKGEGHVFFLFNSSSENARMLRNRICTFINPNTSKI; this is encoded by the coding sequence atggGTTCTAGGCCTGTCCCAAAATATCTGTCAACATCCGAATGCAACGTCGATATTCCTGGTTTCTTGCGTATACACAAAGATGGCCGATGTGAAAGATTGGTCGGAAATGATATCATCCCTCCCGGAACTGATACATCAACCGGCGTTATATCTAAAGAAGTCATCATCTCTCATGAATCCAAAGTTTTTGTTAGGATGTACATTAATTCCAAAACCTGCATAGCCACCAATCACAAGCTTCCAACTTTGATATACTATCACGGTGGAGCGTTTCTTACCGAGTCTGCTGCTTCTTCCACTTACCATCCGACACTTAACTTAATCACCAAGGAATCCAACCTGATTGTAGTATCTGTAAACTACAGATTGGCACCTGAACATCTTCTCCCAACTGCGTACGAGGATTCTTGGGAAGCGGTTAACTGGGTGGCTACACATGTTAAAGGGAATGGTCCCGAGTCTTGGTTAAACGATCATGCTAATCTACAAAATGTGTTCTTTGCTGGAGATAGTGCAGGAGCCAACATAGCCCATAACATGGCTATCCGGTTAGGTTTGTACCCAATTAACGATATTAAACTCGCGGGTGTTATTCTTCTCCACCCGTATTTCGGAGGGGAAGTCCCAATTGAAGGTGAAAATTTGGAGTACAAAACTTACTTTGATCAAGTTTGGAGGCTTGTGAACCGACCAGGTGTTGGGCTAGATGACCTGACGGTGAATCCGGGTATGGACCCGCGGATATCAAGTTTTGGGTGCTCCAAGATACTACTATGTGTTGGTGAGAAGGATAAAGTAAAGGAAAGGGGTTACAATTATAAGAATGTGATGGAGAATAGTGGATGGAAAGGAAGAATAGAGTTTATGGAGACTAAAGGGGAAGGTCATGTGTTCTTCTTGTTCAATTCATCAAGCGAAAATGCTCGTATGTTACGTAACAGGATTTGTACGTTTATCAACCCAAATACTAGTAAAATTTGA